In Nitrospirota bacterium, one DNA window encodes the following:
- the murA gene encoding UDP-N-acetylglucosamine 1-carboxyvinyltransferase — translation MDKIVIEGGIKLSGEVQISGAKNAALPIMTSSILASGENHISNIPDLKDIKTMGRLLSNLGADFHFEDNKVIIQTSSINSVEAPYDLVKTMRGSVLVLGPLLARMGKAKVSLPGGCVIGERPINLHLMGLEKMGAEIILKEGYINARAKRLKGASIYFDISTVTGTENLMMAACLAEGTTTIENAACEPEVVDLANALISMGAHIEGAGTKTLRIKGVETLKPLNHKIIPDRIETGTFLTAAGITGGNIKVRGCNTEHIDSIVIKLKETGLDIKYDKDGIKAKGPDRPKPVDIKTMPYPGFPTDMQAQFMTLMSIADGTSLITENIFENRFMHVAELKRMGADITVEGSTATVKGVQSLRGAPVMATDLRASASLVLAGLAAKGSTVIDRVYHLDRGYERIEEKLRSLGARIRRISG, via the coding sequence ATGGATAAAATTGTAATTGAGGGCGGGATAAAACTCAGTGGAGAGGTTCAGATAAGTGGCGCAAAAAACGCAGCCCTTCCTATAATGACATCTTCGATTCTTGCTTCTGGAGAAAACCATATATCCAATATCCCCGACCTTAAAGATATAAAAACAATGGGAAGGCTTCTCAGCAACCTCGGTGCTGATTTTCACTTTGAGGACAACAAAGTCATCATTCAGACCAGTAGTATAAACTCTGTAGAGGCCCCCTATGACCTTGTCAAGACAATGCGTGGCTCTGTCCTTGTCCTCGGGCCGCTTCTTGCGAGGATGGGGAAGGCAAAGGTCTCTCTTCCAGGTGGGTGTGTCATCGGAGAAAGGCCGATAAACCTTCATCTGATGGGCCTTGAGAAAATGGGCGCAGAGATAATCCTCAAAGAAGGTTATATAAATGCCAGGGCAAAGCGGCTTAAAGGCGCCTCCATTTACTTTGACATATCAACTGTTACAGGCACAGAGAACTTAATGATGGCAGCCTGTCTTGCCGAGGGGACTACTACAATTGAGAATGCAGCATGTGAGCCTGAAGTCGTAGACCTCGCAAATGCATTGATTTCAATGGGAGCTCATATCGAAGGGGCAGGGACAAAGACGCTCAGGATAAAAGGGGTGGAAACTCTTAAGCCCCTTAATCATAAAATAATACCCGACAGGATAGAGACAGGCACTTTCCTTACTGCTGCAGGAATAACCGGAGGTAATATAAAAGTCAGGGGCTGTAACACCGAACACATAGATTCTATCGTAATTAAACTTAAGGAGACAGGACTTGATATTAAATATGATAAGGATGGGATAAAGGCAAAAGGACCTGACAGGCCAAAGCCCGTAGATATAAAGACCATGCCCTATCCGGGTTTTCCGACTGACATGCAGGCCCAGTTTATGACCCTGATGTCCATAGCAGATGGCACAAGCCTTATCACAGAGAATATCTTTGAAAACAGATTCATGCACGTTGCTGAATTAAAGAGAATGGGAGCTGATATAACAGTAGAAGGCTCAACAGCTACTGTAAAAGGCGTTCAATCGCTTCGTGGCGCACCTGTTATGGCAACAGACCTGAGGGCCAGTGCCTCCCTTGTCCTCGCAGGCCTTGCTGCAAAAGGAAGCACTGTAATTGACAGGGTATACCACCTTGACAGGGGTTATGAAAGAATCGAAGAAAAGCTTCGGTCCCTGGGAGCAAGAATCAGGCGAATCAGCGGGTAA
- the gap gene encoding type I glyceraldehyde-3-phosphate dehydrogenase yields MAARVAINGFGRIGRNFLRASLGKPEIDIVAINDLTDAKTLAHLLKYDSVHGIFKADVDSKGDSITVNGREIKVLAITEPSALPWKELKVDVAIESTGRFTDRAGASKHIEAGAKWVIISAPAKEPDITVCLGVNEDSLDPSKHRIISNASCTTNCLSPVAKVIHKGFGIIRGLMTTIHSYTNDQRILDLPHKDLRRARAAALSMIPTTTGAAKAVGLVLPELKGKLDGMAIRVPTPNVSVVDLVAEVSKDTNAEEVNGALKKAAEGPLKGIMQYSEEPLVSIDLNGNSHSAIVDATLTKVIENRMVKVLAWYDNEWGYSSRLRDLIIYLTGKR; encoded by the coding sequence ATGGCTGCAAGAGTTGCTATCAACGGCTTTGGAAGGATCGGAAGGAATTTTCTCAGGGCGAGTCTCGGTAAACCGGAAATTGATATTGTCGCTATTAATGACCTGACAGACGCAAAGACTTTAGCGCATCTCTTAAAATACGACTCTGTCCATGGGATTTTTAAGGCTGATGTTGATTCTAAAGGAGACAGTATAACTGTAAATGGCAGAGAAATAAAAGTCCTTGCGATAACCGAGCCTTCTGCCCTTCCATGGAAAGAGCTTAAAGTCGATGTGGCCATTGAGTCAACAGGGAGATTTACAGACAGGGCAGGCGCATCAAAGCACATAGAAGCCGGGGCTAAATGGGTTATCATCTCTGCCCCGGCCAAGGAACCTGATATAACAGTATGCCTCGGTGTCAATGAGGATAGCCTTGACCCTTCAAAACATAGAATAATCTCCAATGCCTCCTGCACTACAAACTGCCTCTCGCCTGTTGCAAAGGTAATACATAAGGGATTTGGAATTATAAGGGGCCTTATGACAACAATACACTCCTATACAAATGACCAGAGAATCCTTGATTTGCCTCACAAAGACCTGAGGAGGGCAAGGGCTGCAGCACTCTCAATGATTCCGACCACAACAGGCGCTGCCAAGGCTGTTGGCCTTGTTCTGCCAGAGCTCAAGGGCAAGCTCGACGGAATGGCTATAAGGGTTCCCACCCCGAATGTCTCTGTTGTAGACCTTGTTGCTGAAGTAAGTAAAGACACAAACGCTGAAGAAGTAAATGGGGCATTAAAAAAAGCAGCAGAAGGCCCTCTGAAAGGTATAATGCAGTATTCAGAAGAGCCCCTTGTCTCCATAGACCTCAATGGCAATTCTCATTCAGCCATTGTGGATGCAACCCTTACAAAAGTTATTGAGAACAGGATGGTCAAAGTCCTTGCCTGGTATGACAATGAATGGGGTTACAGCTCACGCTTGAGGGATTTAATCATATATCTTACAGGTAAGAGGTAA
- a CDS encoding phosphoglycerate kinase, translating into MNKLTIEDLNIKGKRLFIRVDFNVPLDENLKITDDRRIRTALPTINYAIDEGAKVILASHLGRPKGKVDLRLSLAPVAKRLQRLAGKEVMFAPDCIGPQVEAMAEKMKEGDIMLLENLRFHIEEEKNDEEFARALSMLADYFINDAFGAAHRAHASIVGIPKFLPSAAGFLMRKEVEYLQGVINNPVRPFVAILGGAKVSGKIGVLENLETKVDKVIVGGGMAFTFIKAMGYEVGDSLVEEDMLDYAQMIRKKIKAKGVKFYLPVDCVIAQSVEPGAETKIVPTLEIPKGWRALDIGPASVKLFSEALSNAKTILWNGPMGVFEIDAFSRGTFAIAHAVADAYALTIAGGGDTNLAVHRAGVSESISFISTGGGATLQLLEGKDLPGLASLTDKKE; encoded by the coding sequence ATAAACAAATTAACAATCGAAGACCTGAATATAAAGGGTAAGAGGCTTTTTATAAGAGTAGACTTCAATGTGCCCCTTGATGAGAATCTAAAGATAACAGACGACAGGAGAATACGCACAGCACTTCCAACAATAAACTATGCAATTGACGAAGGGGCAAAAGTAATTCTCGCCTCTCATCTTGGAAGGCCCAAGGGCAAAGTGGATTTGCGATTGAGTCTTGCACCGGTTGCAAAAAGGCTCCAGCGATTAGCAGGCAAAGAAGTAATGTTTGCGCCTGATTGTATCGGGCCGCAGGTTGAGGCCATGGCTGAAAAGATGAAGGAAGGAGATATAATGCTCCTTGAAAATCTTAGATTCCATATAGAAGAAGAGAAGAATGATGAGGAATTTGCCAGGGCTCTCTCAATGCTTGCTGACTACTTTATAAACGATGCCTTTGGCGCTGCTCACAGGGCGCATGCTTCAATTGTTGGCATACCAAAGTTTCTTCCCTCTGCTGCGGGTTTTCTTATGCGCAAAGAGGTTGAATATCTTCAGGGCGTTATAAATAACCCTGTGAGACCTTTTGTGGCAATACTCGGCGGTGCAAAGGTCTCAGGCAAGATAGGTGTGCTTGAAAACCTTGAGACAAAAGTTGATAAGGTAATTGTAGGCGGTGGGATGGCCTTTACCTTTATAAAGGCAATGGGCTATGAAGTCGGGGATTCCCTCGTTGAAGAGGATATGCTTGATTACGCCCAGATGATAAGGAAGAAAATTAAAGCCAAGGGTGTGAAGTTTTATCTCCCTGTAGACTGCGTTATTGCCCAGAGTGTTGAACCTGGGGCTGAGACCAAGATTGTCCCCACACTTGAAATACCGAAAGGCTGGAGGGCACTTGATATAGGCCCTGCCTCTGTAAAACTTTTTTCAGAGGCCCTGAGTAATGCAAAGACCATACTGTGGAATGGCCCAATGGGGGTATTTGAGATTGACGCTTTCTCGAGAGGAACCTTTGCAATCGCCCATGCAGTTGCCGATGCTTACGCCCTTACCATTGCAGGTGGCGGCGATACCAATCTGGCTGTGCACAGGGCAGGTGTATCGGAGAGTATATCCTTTATTTCAACAGGCGGCGGCGCTACACTTCAGCTCCTCGAAGGCAAAGATTTACCAGGACTTGCTTCTCTGACGGATAAAAAGGAGTAA
- a CDS encoding S-adenosylmethionine decarboxylase proenzyme: protein MNALGTHLLVELRECNSRILDNLEKVQDALVTAAKMAKATIVDVAFHEFNPFGISGVVVIAESHLTIHTWPEYGYAAVDIFTCGDVIKPEEAAAYLIKRFESKNPSIVEIKRGILSTMNEKLPHKASDEEFQVVS from the coding sequence TTGAATGCTTTAGGTACCCATCTTTTGGTGGAGTTGAGGGAGTGCAACTCCAGAATTTTAGACAATTTAGAAAAAGTCCAGGATGCACTGGTCACCGCTGCTAAAATGGCAAAGGCTACGATAGTTGATGTAGCTTTCCATGAATTTAACCCCTTTGGGATAAGCGGTGTGGTTGTTATTGCAGAGTCCCACCTTACCATCCATACATGGCCTGAGTATGGATACGCTGCTGTAGACATTTTCACATGTGGAGATGTAATCAAGCCCGAAGAAGCAGCCGCCTATCTCATCAAGCGCTTTGAGAGCAAAAATCCTTCAATCGTTGAGATAAAACGTGGAATACTCTCAACCATGAATGAGAAGCTACCTCATAAGGCCTCTGATGAAGAGTTCCAGGTGGTATCTTGA